One window of Oreochromis niloticus isolate F11D_XX linkage group LG23, O_niloticus_UMD_NMBU, whole genome shotgun sequence genomic DNA carries:
- the mydgf gene encoding myeloid-derived growth factor: MLLVALLFLFYIVRDVESDDTHSGRDTGGAARTSCRSEEEDMARQSNTCAGNLAFLFALALIAARVPAEASEEQAKTVEFNVKPGGVVHTFSEGIGEYECSFTYASQGGTNEQWLMSVGLTDDNRLFSCSVWRPQGKSYLFFTQFKAELKGTKIEYANAYSQSAAGGQSDVPLKPEEFTIGESTVTHKDGKFSAQLSKLTVIGRTQKDEL, translated from the exons ATGTTACTCGTAGcccttttgtttctgttttacatCGTTCGTGACGTGGAGTCTGACGACACTCACAGTGGACGGGACACCGGAGGCGCTGCTCGCACCAGCTGCAGGTCAGAGGAGGAAGACATGGCTCGTCAAAGTAACACCTGCGCCGGTAATTTGGCGTTTCTGTTTGCGCTCGCGCTGATTGCAGCGCGTGTCCCGGCGGAGGCGTCCGAGGAGCAGGCGAAGACGGTGGAGTTCAACGTGAAACCGGGAGGAGTCGTGCACACCTTCTCCGAGGGCATT GGGGAGTATGAATGCTCTTTCACGTACGCCTCCCAAGGAGGAACCAATGAG CAATGGCTGATGAGTGTGGGCCTGACTGATGACAACAGACTGTTCTCCTGCTCTGTGTGGAG GCCTCAGGGGAAGTCGTACCTGTTTTTCACTCAGTTCAAAGCTGAACTGAAGGGAACCAAAATCGAGTATGCCAACGCGTAT TCTCAGTCGGCAGCAGGAGGACAGAGTGACGTGCCTTTGAAGCCAGAAGAATTCACCATCGGAGAATCAACAG TGACCCACAAGGATGGAAAGTTCAGTGCTCAACTCTCCAAACTGACCGTGATTGGACGGACACAAAAAGACGAGCTGTAA